A genomic window from Diospyros lotus cultivar Yz01 chromosome 2, ASM1463336v1, whole genome shotgun sequence includes:
- the LOC127794241 gene encoding uncharacterized protein LOC127794241, translating into MLRPFVTKGTLRHNTFRLLQFNPWRGLHSRNKKAMELIAKGWSALKEVDRVIDYAELNDKRLIPLLRTAKENFELALEADNSNTHARYWLSKLHLKYHVPGASKAIGAALLVEAADMGDPDAQYELACQLRVENEYVHSDQQAFYYLEKAVDQLHPGSLYLLGAVYLTGDCVKQDIASALWCFHRASEKGHAGAAIAYGSLLLRGVQVPESLTKFNSKRSSATRKTVRDGASVGDPVEMAREKFEIAARAGCDLGFKWLQRLEEEEKLVQAGTTA; encoded by the exons ATGTTGAGGCCATTCGTTACAAAGGGAACTCTGAGACACAACACCTTTCGCCTTCTACAATTCAATCCATGG AGGGGGTTGCATAGTAGAAATAAGAAGGCAATGGAGCTCATAGCCAAAGGATGGAGTGCCTTGAAGGAAGTCGATAGGGTCATTGACTATGCAGAACTTAATGACAAGCGTCTCATCCCTCTTCTCAGG ACAGCTAAGGAGAACTTTGAGTTGGCTTTGGAGGCTGACAACTCAAACACACATGCTAGATATTGGTTGTCCAAATTGCATCTTAAATACCATGTTCCAGGGGCAAGTAAAGCAAT AGGGGCTGCTCTGTTAGTGGAAGCTGCAGATATGGGTGATCCAGATGCACAATATGAACTGGCTTGCCAGCTGAGAGTTGAG AATGAATATGTTCATTCAGATCAGCAAGCTTTTTATTATCTGGAGAAGGCTGTTGATCAG TTGCATCCAGGATCTCTTTACCTTCTAGGAGCTGTGTATTTGACTGGTGATTGTGTGAAGCAAGATATTGCATCAGCACTGTGGTGTTTTCACAGAGCATCAGAGAAG GGACACGCTGGTGCAGCTATAGCATATGGTTCACTTCTTCTACGAG GCGTCCAGGTCCCCGAATCTctcacaaaatttaattcaaagagAAGTTCTGCTACCCGAAAAACTGTGAGGGACGGGGCCAGTGTTGGGGATCCAGTGGAGATGGCAAgggaaaaatttgaaattgctGCAAGAGCGGGATGTGATCTTGGATTCAAATGGTTGCAAAGActtgaagaggaagagaagctgGTCCAGGCTGGAACTACTGCTTAA